A stretch of Saccharothrix texasensis DNA encodes these proteins:
- a CDS encoding cytochrome P450 family protein, with amino-acid sequence MSTEAQPGVDYESLPPEFFTEPTYPNDHADNARLRSKCPVHRVDHPIGAEAYVVMDYETVAASFSDPRLSKSVDNAPAWWQELLKDSSPTLIRNMLTADAPRHTRLRKLVAQAFTPRKMRALRPKIQETADDLIDAFADGRADLFDEFAIALPLKVICEFLGVPFEDRDKLHEWGLLLSGAPYATEEENRRLKWASDSIEEYLKDLLAARRAEELGDDLVSTLIRAADEDDRFTNDELVSTLILLINAGHKTTAYTISNGMEALFANPDQLELLREDPGLAPGAVEEFLRYQPPVYRGTLRVALEDMELAGVPIGKESFVHLMISSANRDPEVFEDPDRLDITRTGSRHFAFGHGAHFCPGSPLSRLEGEIAFNTLLRRLPDITLAVPREELPWLYDNSVGRGVTSLPITYTTKLPR; translated from the coding sequence ATGAGCACCGAAGCGCAGCCGGGCGTGGACTACGAATCGCTCCCTCCGGAGTTCTTCACCGAGCCGACCTACCCCAACGACCACGCCGACAACGCGCGGCTGCGGTCGAAGTGCCCGGTGCACCGGGTCGACCACCCGATCGGCGCCGAGGCGTACGTCGTCATGGACTACGAGACGGTGGCCGCCTCGTTCAGCGACCCGCGGCTGTCCAAGAGCGTGGACAATGCGCCGGCGTGGTGGCAGGAGCTGCTGAAGGACTCCAGCCCGACCCTCATCCGCAACATGCTCACCGCGGACGCCCCTAGGCACACCCGGCTGCGCAAGCTCGTGGCGCAGGCGTTCACGCCCCGCAAGATGAGGGCGCTGCGGCCGAAGATCCAGGAGACCGCCGACGACCTGATCGACGCCTTCGCCGACGGCCGGGCCGACCTGTTCGACGAGTTCGCGATCGCCCTGCCGCTCAAGGTGATCTGCGAGTTCCTCGGCGTCCCGTTCGAGGACCGGGACAAGCTGCACGAGTGGGGTCTGCTGCTCAGCGGCGCGCCGTACGCGACCGAGGAGGAGAACCGCAGGCTGAAGTGGGCCAGCGACAGCATCGAGGAGTACCTGAAGGACCTGCTGGCCGCGCGGCGCGCCGAGGAGCTGGGCGACGACCTGGTCAGCACGCTCATCCGCGCCGCCGACGAGGACGACCGGTTCACCAACGACGAGCTGGTGTCCACGCTCATCCTGCTGATCAACGCCGGGCACAAGACGACCGCCTACACCATCAGCAACGGCATGGAGGCGCTGTTCGCCAACCCCGACCAGCTCGAGCTGCTGCGCGAGGACCCGGGCCTCGCGCCCGGCGCGGTCGAGGAGTTCCTGCGCTACCAGCCGCCCGTCTACCGCGGCACGCTGCGCGTGGCGCTCGAGGACATGGAGCTGGCCGGCGTGCCGATCGGCAAGGAGTCGTTCGTGCACCTGATGATCAGCTCCGCGAACCGCGACCCGGAGGTGTTCGAGGACCCGGACCGGCTGGACATCACCCGCACCGGCAGCCGGCACTTCGCCTTCGGCCACGGCGCGCACTTCTGCCCGGGCTCGCCGCTGTCCCGCCTGGAGGGCGAGATCGCGTTCAACACCCTGCTGCGCCGGCTGCCGGACATCACGCTCGCGGTGCCGCGCGAGGAGCTGCCCTGGCTCTACGACAACTCGGTCGGGCGCGGCGTCACCAGCCTCCCGATCACCTACACCACTAAGCTGCCCCGCTAG
- a CDS encoding SDR family oxidoreductase translates to MTHTPVTLITGGGSGIGAATARQLLGKGQRVAVLGRGRDRLDRFAKELGEPAELLTIQGDTGDWDAVQSAVATTLERFGRLDAAVANAGWATHDDIAEGDPAGWREMVLTNVLGPALLIRAALAALKESKGRIVLVGSVAGHVHSAGNIYGITKWAVTGLAENTRRQVTADGVGVTLVSPGRTETPFWDEFGSLPDGNLLSADQVADSIVFALTQPATVDVNTIIVRPIGQPV, encoded by the coding sequence ATGACCCACACCCCCGTCACCCTGATCACCGGCGGCGGCAGCGGCATCGGCGCGGCGACCGCGCGGCAGCTGCTCGGCAAGGGGCAGCGGGTGGCCGTCCTCGGACGCGGTCGCGACCGGCTCGACCGGTTCGCGAAGGAGCTCGGCGAGCCCGCCGAGCTGCTGACGATCCAGGGCGACACCGGGGACTGGGACGCCGTCCAATCGGCGGTGGCCACCACGCTGGAGCGGTTCGGCCGGCTGGACGCGGCGGTCGCCAACGCGGGCTGGGCCACCCACGACGACATCGCGGAGGGCGACCCGGCCGGCTGGCGGGAGATGGTCCTGACCAACGTGCTGGGCCCCGCCCTGCTCATCCGCGCCGCGCTGGCGGCGCTGAAGGAGAGCAAGGGGCGGATCGTGCTGGTCGGCAGCGTCGCCGGGCACGTGCACTCGGCGGGCAACATCTACGGCATCACGAAGTGGGCGGTGACCGGTCTCGCGGAGAACACCCGCCGGCAGGTCACCGCCGACGGCGTCGGCGTCACGCTGGTGTCGCCCGGCCGCACCGAGACGCCGTTCTGGGACGAGTTCGGCTCGCTGCCCGACGGCAACCTCCTGTCCGCGGACCAGGTGGCCGACTCGATCGTGTTCGCGCTGACCCAGCCCGCGACCGTGGACGTCAACACCATCATCGTCAGGCCCATCGGCCAACCCGTCTGA
- a CDS encoding thioesterase II family protein, producing MKTGLVCLPFAGAGASFFHPWSAHAGDRLVVVPLQLPGRERRIDAEPYRDALVAADELLPDLERQLDGLTDVVLFGHSLGAVLAYELAHRVLAHPDLVLRHLFVSGSPEPHTQRPRRATGLPDDEFLGRVSEFAGFEHEALQDPEMRELILPTLRADVEMHENYRPSTTDRLAAPITSLRGSDDALVTAAEAARWSEVAGAGFEYVEVPGGHMYLTGSAPELLKLIDAAV from the coding sequence GTGAAGACCGGACTGGTGTGCCTGCCGTTCGCCGGGGCGGGAGCCTCGTTCTTCCACCCGTGGTCCGCCCACGCGGGCGACCGGCTGGTCGTCGTGCCGCTGCAGCTGCCCGGTCGGGAGCGGCGCATCGACGCCGAGCCCTACCGGGACGCCCTGGTCGCCGCGGACGAGCTGCTGCCCGACCTGGAGCGGCAGCTCGACGGCCTGACCGACGTGGTCCTGTTCGGGCACAGCCTGGGCGCGGTCCTCGCCTACGAGCTGGCGCACCGGGTGCTCGCGCACCCGGACCTGGTGCTGCGCCACCTGTTCGTCAGCGGGTCGCCCGAGCCGCACACGCAGCGGCCCCGGCGCGCCACCGGTCTGCCGGACGACGAGTTCCTGGGCCGGGTGTCGGAGTTCGCCGGGTTCGAGCACGAAGCGCTGCAGGACCCGGAGATGCGCGAGCTGATCCTGCCGACGCTGCGCGCCGACGTGGAGATGCACGAGAACTACCGGCCGAGCACGACCGACCGGCTGGCCGCCCCGATCACGTCGCTGCGCGGGTCGGACGACGCGCTGGTCACCGCGGCCGAGGCGGCCCGCTGGTCGGAGGTCGCCGGGGCCGGGTTCGAGTACGTGGAGGTGCCCGGCGGCCACATGTACCTGACCGGGTCGGCGCCCGAGCTGCTCAAGCTGATCGACGCCGCGGTCTAG
- a CDS encoding SDR family oxidoreductase → MRLTGKVVVITGAARGIGRAASVACAAEGADLVLLDVCADLLGVPYPLGSASQLEHTAALCRDRGASALTVKADVRDRTSVRDAVALAGDRYGRIDVVVNNAGIAAPSGKAVHEITEDEWSLMLDVDLSGAWRVIREVGRAMSDQRSGSIVNIASTAGLVGYRHFAGYVAAKHGLIGLTKAAALDLAPMKVRVNAVCPGNVRDDPEAEGRMLREIARALDVPAEEHVAAFTESQPMNRLVEPADVAGAVVFLASDDSAQVTGSVLTVDGGFTAH, encoded by the coding sequence ATGCGGTTGACCGGGAAGGTCGTCGTGATCACCGGGGCGGCCCGCGGCATCGGCCGGGCGGCCTCGGTCGCCTGCGCCGCCGAGGGCGCGGACCTGGTGCTGCTGGACGTGTGCGCGGACCTGCTGGGCGTGCCGTACCCACTGGGGTCGGCCAGCCAGCTCGAGCACACCGCGGCGCTGTGCCGGGACCGGGGCGCGTCGGCGCTCACGGTGAAGGCGGACGTGCGCGACCGCACCTCGGTGCGGGACGCCGTGGCCCTGGCCGGCGACCGCTACGGGCGGATCGACGTGGTGGTGAACAACGCGGGCATCGCCGCGCCCTCGGGCAAGGCGGTGCACGAGATCACCGAGGACGAGTGGTCGCTGATGCTGGACGTCGACCTGTCCGGGGCGTGGCGGGTGATCCGCGAGGTCGGCCGGGCCATGAGCGACCAGCGCTCGGGCAGCATCGTGAACATCGCCTCCACCGCCGGGCTGGTCGGCTACCGGCACTTCGCCGGGTACGTGGCCGCGAAGCACGGGCTGATCGGGCTGACCAAGGCCGCCGCGCTGGACCTCGCGCCGATGAAGGTGCGGGTGAACGCGGTGTGCCCGGGCAACGTGCGGGACGACCCCGAGGCCGAGGGCCGGATGCTGCGGGAGATCGCCCGCGCGCTGGACGTCCCGGCGGAGGAGCACGTGGCGGCCTTCACCGAGTCCCAGCCGATGAACCGGCTGGTCGAACCGGCCGACGTGGCGGGCGCCGTGGTGTTCCTCGCGTCGGACGACTCGGCGCAGGTGACCGGCTCGGTGCTCACCGTCGACGGCGGCTTCACCGCGCACTGA
- a CDS encoding non-ribosomal peptide synthetase → MPGARCHSLRVRLTAGVSTSPPQPRLWVEDVPARSTEPIARRRLTTELNRAVTDLRCTLLRYRDGLADLVLVADRGFLDAAGLRAAAAGFTGADPVEPAWADVAAVDVAAVEAAGVPDWAAAPDVVGPGSAELVLPLDEGGDEDSWRTALATALVRYASVDSPGWAVVGTGRGAVRVTPGGAAEPVADPAAAGLFVSREDFGADEYLPFLAPPLPLTFSVWRQGGATRLRCDHQGGRISPAQVEQFTRHLAHVHRQVTAGVAPGAVELLDAGERDRVAALGLPELALDTTPTTIDAAFRAVAARTPDRVALTDGDVRLTYRELDERSQAVAGGLRALGVADGDRVGVCLERTAELVVVLLGVLKAGATYVPTDPAYPAERLAYTARDADLRLVVTRLPGFTGAADTVPVTPDEVVAAGSGPFATTATPDDAAYVIYTSGSTGRPKGVVVPHRNVIALVDATRPEFRLGTPDVWTLFHSSAFDFSVWEIWGCLLTGGRLVVVPYSVSRDPVAFRDLLAAEQVTVLSQTPSALAQLLDVRHHDLVVRLVVLGGEPLDAGVLLPWFDAHPESACRVVNMFGITETTVHVTHRTVTRRDALTGSRSVGPPLPGWHLYVVDPDGRLLPPGVAGEILVGGVGVAAGYLAQDDLTAQRFTPDPVRPGSPVYHSGDLGRLRPDGALEHLGRIDSQVKVRGFRIELDEIRAVLVEDPAVRAAAVVVRRDDPNDAATARIDAYVVLTEDAGGTSGVRKRAAGILPDYMVPSTVTALGSLPLTTNGKLDAAKLPPPVAAVAKPVEAPTGNDDLATRLRELWGAVLGVPVGLDDDFFELGGNSLFAVRIGARMREGGLPPLQLRELYRHPTIRSVVTALGDQGH, encoded by the coding sequence TTGCCAGGCGCCCGATGCCACTCGCTGCGGGTCCGGCTCACCGCCGGGGTGTCGACGTCACCCCCGCAGCCCCGGCTGTGGGTGGAGGACGTGCCGGCCCGGTCGACCGAGCCGATCGCGCGACGGCGGCTCACGACCGAGCTGAACCGCGCGGTGACCGACCTGCGGTGCACCCTGCTGCGCTACCGGGACGGGCTCGCCGACCTGGTGCTGGTGGCGGACCGGGGGTTCCTGGACGCGGCCGGGCTGCGTGCCGCGGCGGCCGGGTTCACCGGGGCGGACCCGGTCGAGCCCGCCTGGGCCGACGTGGCGGCGGTCGACGTGGCGGCGGTCGAGGCGGCCGGGGTGCCGGACTGGGCCGCGGCGCCCGACGTGGTGGGGCCCGGCTCGGCCGAGCTCGTCCTGCCGCTCGACGAAGGAGGGGACGAGGACAGCTGGCGCACCGCGCTGGCGACCGCGCTGGTGCGCTACGCCTCGGTCGACTCCCCCGGCTGGGCGGTCGTCGGCACCGGGCGGGGCGCGGTGCGGGTGACCCCGGGCGGCGCCGCGGAACCGGTCGCCGACCCGGCCGCGGCCGGGTTGTTCGTGTCGCGCGAGGACTTCGGCGCGGACGAGTACCTGCCGTTCCTGGCCCCGCCGCTGCCGTTGACGTTCTCGGTGTGGCGGCAGGGCGGCGCGACGCGGCTGCGCTGCGACCACCAGGGCGGACGGATCTCGCCGGCGCAGGTCGAGCAGTTCACCCGTCACCTGGCGCACGTGCACCGCCAGGTGACGGCGGGCGTCGCCCCGGGCGCGGTGGAGCTGCTGGACGCCGGGGAACGCGACCGGGTGGCCGCGCTCGGCCTCCCGGAGCTCGCGCTCGACACCACGCCGACGACGATCGACGCGGCGTTCCGCGCGGTGGCGGCCCGCACGCCCGACCGGGTGGCGCTGACCGACGGCGACGTGCGGCTGACCTACCGCGAGCTGGACGAGCGCTCCCAGGCCGTGGCCGGCGGGCTGCGCGCGCTGGGCGTGGCCGACGGCGACCGGGTCGGGGTGTGCCTGGAGCGCACCGCCGAGCTGGTGGTCGTCCTCCTGGGCGTGCTCAAGGCGGGCGCCACCTACGTGCCCACCGACCCGGCCTACCCGGCCGAACGACTGGCCTACACCGCGCGCGACGCCGACCTCAGGCTGGTCGTCACCCGGCTGCCCGGGTTCACCGGCGCGGCGGACACCGTGCCCGTGACGCCGGACGAGGTGGTCGCGGCCGGGTCCGGGCCCTTCGCCACGACCGCGACGCCCGACGACGCCGCGTACGTCATCTACACCTCCGGGTCGACCGGCCGGCCCAAGGGCGTGGTGGTGCCGCACCGCAACGTGATCGCGCTCGTGGACGCGACCCGTCCGGAGTTCCGGCTCGGCACCCCGGACGTGTGGACGCTGTTCCACTCCAGCGCGTTCGACTTCTCGGTGTGGGAGATCTGGGGCTGCCTGCTCACCGGCGGCCGGCTCGTGGTGGTGCCCTACTCGGTCTCCCGCGACCCGGTCGCGTTCCGCGACCTGCTCGCCGCCGAGCAGGTCACCGTGCTCAGCCAGACGCCGTCGGCGCTCGCGCAGCTGCTGGACGTGCGGCACCACGACCTGGTCGTGCGGTTGGTCGTGCTCGGCGGCGAGCCGCTGGACGCGGGGGTGCTGCTGCCGTGGTTCGACGCGCACCCCGAGTCGGCGTGCCGGGTGGTGAACATGTTCGGCATCACCGAGACCACCGTGCACGTCACGCACCGGACGGTCACCCGGCGGGACGCCCTGACCGGGTCGCGGTCCGTGGGGCCGCCCCTGCCCGGCTGGCACCTGTACGTGGTGGACCCGGACGGTCGGCTGCTGCCGCCGGGCGTGGCCGGGGAGATCCTGGTCGGCGGGGTCGGGGTGGCGGCCGGTTACCTCGCCCAGGACGACCTGACCGCGCAGCGGTTCACCCCCGACCCCGTGCGGCCGGGCAGCCCGGTCTACCACTCCGGGGACCTGGGCCGGCTGCGGCCCGACGGCGCGCTGGAGCACCTGGGGCGCATCGACAGCCAGGTGAAGGTGCGCGGGTTCCGGATCGAGCTGGACGAGATCCGCGCCGTGCTGGTGGAGGACCCGGCCGTGCGGGCGGCGGCCGTGGTGGTCCGCCGGGACGACCCGAACGACGCGGCCACCGCCCGGATCGACGCGTACGTGGTGCTGACCGAGGACGCGGGCGGGACCTCGGGCGTGCGCAAGCGGGCCGCCGGGATCCTGCCCGACTACATGGTGCCGAGCACCGTGACCGCCCTCGGCTCGCTGCCGCTGACCACCAACGGCAAGTTGGACGCGGCGAAGCTGCCGCCACCGGTGGCCGCGGTGGCGAAGCCGGTCGAGGCGCCCACCGGGAACGACGACCTCGCCACCAGGCTGCGCGAGCTGTGGGGCGCGGTGCTGGGCGTGCCGGTGGGGCTGGACGACGACTTCTTCGAGCTGGGCGGCAACTCGCTGTTCGCGGTGCGCATCGGGGCGCGGATGAGGGAAGGCGGTCTGCCGCCGCTGCAACTGCGCGAGCTGTACCGCCACCCGACGATCCGCTCGGTGGTCACCGCCCTCGGCGACCAGGGCCACTGA